The Amycolatopsis umgeniensis DNA segment GGTCTCGCCGTCGATCACCACCCGGCTGCTCGCCCACTTCACCGATTCCCCGATCCGGCGACGCACCCGCCGCGCCGACCCTCCCCTGAGCCAGCGTGAACTCGACGTCACCCGAGCCATCGCACGTGGCCGGACGAACGCCGAGATCGCCACCGAGCTGACGATCTCCCTGTCGACCGTCAAGACCCACCTCGCGTCGATCCAGCGCAAGATCGCGGCCCGCAACCGCACCGAGATCGCCGTGTGGGCTTGGGAATCGGGTTTGGTACGCCAAGTGTGAGGTCATGGAAACCGGCCCTAGTGCGGCGATGATTCCATGCTCGCCATTCACATCGTTTTAGATGTATCGTTATCGATATGAAGGCCGGTGAGCTGTACCTGCTCGGCAAGCACCTGATGGAGCTCGCCTCCCAAGGCATGCGCGACGACGCGGATCCGGAGGTTCCGGAGATCTACCTCGTGCTCATTTCGGTGCTCGTCGAAGCGCCGGACATCTCGATCAGCGAGCTGACCGCGCGCACCGGTTTCGCGCAGAGTCACGTGTCCGCCGCCGTCGCGAAACTGCGGGAGCAAGGTGCCCTGCGCACGCGTCCGGATCCTGCCGACCGTCGCCGGACACTCGTCACGCCGGTCGACGGGCTGATCGCGGCGGTCGCGCAGCGCCAGCAGCGTGACGCCGAACAGGTTCTCGCCGCGGCGCTCACCGAGCTCGATCCGGACGCGGACTCGGTCGCGGATCGCGCCGCGCGTCTGGTCGAAGCCGCGGACGAGCTGTACCGGCTGCTCACCGCCCGAGCGCTCGGGGTCGGCGGGAACTCCGCACTGATGCCGCTGCATTCGCTGGCCGAAGAGGCGGCGGGCAAACCGAAAAAATAGGGGGAACACCATGGATTACCCGTTCACTGGCATCGAACCGATGCGCTGTCCACCCGAATACGCTCGGCTGCAGGACGAAGAACCCGTCGTCCGCGTTCACCTCGCGACAGGCGAAGACACCTGGCTGATCACCCGCTACGACGACATCCGCGCCCTGCTGGCCGACCCGCGGTTCCGGGTGTGGATTCCCGGTACGCCCGTGACCAGCGACGGCGGCCTGCTCTTCGGCATGAACGGGCCGGCACACGCGCGGCTCAGACGCATCGCGGCCAAGGCACTCACCCCGAGGCGGGTGGAGCAACTACGCCCTCGCGTGGAAGCGCTCGCGGAGGAGCTGGTCGCGAAGCTGATCGCGCAGGGCCCGCCCGCGGACGTGCTGGACGGGTACGCGATCCCGTTCGCCCTCTCGGTCCTCAACGAACTCCTCGGTGTCCCGCCGTCGGCCCGTGACGACCTGCGGGCCTGGGCGGACGGAATGCTCGCGGTGTTCACCGCGCCGAGTTACGAGGACATGGCCGACGCCGCGCGGAATCTGGGTGGCTACCTCGCGGAACTGGTCGAGACGAAGCGCCACGCGCCCGGGGAGGACTTGCTGACCGGGTTGCTCCAAGCGCGTGACGAGAACGGCGACGCGCTGAGTCCGGAAGAGGTCACCCAGCTCGCCTTCGCGATCCTTCTCGGCGGATACGTCCCGCCCGCGAACGCGCTGGCCCAGATCGTGCTGCGGCTGGCGGCCGAACCGGAACTCCCCCGCGATCCCGCCTCGATGCCTGCGCTGATCGAAGAACTCCTTCGCCAGGACCAAGGTTCGGCCGCCGACCAGGGGCGGGTGGCGATCGAGGACGCCGACGTCGGCGGGGTGCCGATCCGCGCGGGCGAGTTCGTCCTCGCGCCGCTGCGCGCGGGCAATCACGACGCTCGGCGGTTTCCCGAACCCGCGGCGGTCGACCCCGCCCGCTCGCAAGGACACCTCACCTTCGGCCACGGGCCGCACCACTGCCTCGGCGCGGCGTTGGCCCGGCTGCAGCTTCAGACCGGTGTCACCGCGTTGTTGGCCGCCGCTCCACGGCTGCGCCTCGCGGTGCCTTTCCCGGAACTCGTCTGGCGGCGGATGTTCCTGACCCTCCAAGGCCCGGTCGCGGTGCCGATCGACTGGTGACCGTTCCGGTCGACCGGCCCGGAGATCACCGCCCGACCTCCCAGATCGACACGTGTTTGGTGCTCTCTGCCGTAAAGCTGGAGCGGTCCCAGTCCGCCCAACGGTGTTTCAAGCGCATTCCGGCGATCCGCGCCATGAGGTCCATCTCCGCGGGCCACGCATACCGGAAGGGAATACGGTGGAACCGCCCCTTTCCTTCCGGTGACACGGTGATGTGGTTCGACGTGAACTCCTGCGTGACGACGTCGTACTGGTCGAACCCGACGTAGCCACCGCCGTCGGCACCCGGCGCCATCGCGAACGGGACGACGTCCTGCCCCGGCGGCAGACGGCGCAGGCCCGGCAGCCCCACCTCGACGAGGAACAACCCGCCCGGCCGCAGATGAGCGGCGGCGTTGCGGAAGACGTCGACCTGCCCGTCCTGCGTGGTCACGTTGCCGATCGTGTTGAACACCAGGTAGACCAACGAGAATCGGCCCGGCACGCGCGTCTTCGTCATATCGCCGATCGTGACCTCGACCGCGTCACCACCCGGTTTGCCCGCGAGCCGCCTCGTCATCGCCCGGCTCAGTTCGATGCCGCTCACCGGCACGCCTCGAGCGGCCAGCGGCACGGCGATCCGACCGGTCC contains these protein-coding regions:
- a CDS encoding MarR family transcriptional regulator, producing MKAGELYLLGKHLMELASQGMRDDADPEVPEIYLVLISVLVEAPDISISELTARTGFAQSHVSAAVAKLREQGALRTRPDPADRRRTLVTPVDGLIAAVAQRQQRDAEQVLAAALTELDPDADSVADRAARLVEAADELYRLLTARALGVGGNSALMPLHSLAEEAAGKPKK
- a CDS encoding cytochrome P450 yields the protein MDYPFTGIEPMRCPPEYARLQDEEPVVRVHLATGEDTWLITRYDDIRALLADPRFRVWIPGTPVTSDGGLLFGMNGPAHARLRRIAAKALTPRRVEQLRPRVEALAEELVAKLIAQGPPADVLDGYAIPFALSVLNELLGVPPSARDDLRAWADGMLAVFTAPSYEDMADAARNLGGYLAELVETKRHAPGEDLLTGLLQARDENGDALSPEEVTQLAFAILLGGYVPPANALAQIVLRLAAEPELPRDPASMPALIEELLRQDQGSAADQGRVAIEDADVGGVPIRAGEFVLAPLRAGNHDARRFPEPAAVDPARSQGHLTFGHGPHHCLGAALARLQLQTGVTALLAAAPRLRLAVPFPELVWRRMFLTLQGPVAVPIDW
- a CDS encoding methyltransferase domain-containing protein; the encoded protein is MIGEANAGDDPADGWFPESVASGYDAPGGANAPEVVTPAVDVLEDLADGPVLEFAVGTGRIAVPLAARGVPVSGIELSRAMTRRLAGKPGGDAVEVTIGDMTKTRVPGRFSLVYLVFNTIGNVTTQDGQVDVFRNAAAHLRPGGLFLVEVGLPGLRRLPPGQDVVPFAMAPGADGGGYVGFDQYDVVTQEFTSNHITVSPEGKGRFHRIPFRYAWPAEMDLMARIAGMRLKHRWADWDRSSFTAESTKHVSIWEVGR